One genomic segment of Cerasicoccus sp. TK19100 includes these proteins:
- a CDS encoding GbsR/MarR family transcriptional regulator translates to MMEANPTTLTELEQAREDFIRQWGAMGSAWGINRTMAMIHAALMTNPTPMNTDQIMEMLEISRGNANANLRELVGWGLLRPTAVKGERKDYYEAEKDVWKMFCVITRERKRREIEPAMAVLDDCAARTEKLKGAEAKEFNQMMKDLGEFVSVASSVMDRISRSERSKVVPTALKLFG, encoded by the coding sequence ATGATGGAAGCGAACCCCACAACACTTACTGAACTGGAACAGGCCCGCGAAGATTTTATCCGCCAGTGGGGCGCGATGGGCAGCGCTTGGGGAATCAACCGCACAATGGCGATGATTCATGCGGCGCTAATGACGAACCCCACGCCGATGAACACAGACCAGATCATGGAGATGCTGGAGATTAGCCGCGGTAACGCTAACGCTAACCTCCGCGAGTTGGTAGGGTGGGGGCTCCTGCGGCCGACAGCCGTCAAGGGCGAGCGTAAGGACTACTACGAGGCCGAGAAAGACGTCTGGAAAATGTTTTGCGTGATCACCCGTGAGCGTAAGCGTCGCGAGATTGAGCCCGCCATGGCGGTGCTCGACGACTGCGCCGCGCGCACGGAAAAGCTGAAGGGTGCCGAGGCCAAGGAGTTTAACCAGATGATGAAAGACTTGGGCGAGTTCGTGTCGGTAGCGTCCTCCGTGATGGACCGCATCTCTCGATCTGAGCGAAGCAAAGTCGTCCCCACCGCCCTTAAGCTCTTCGGCTAA
- a CDS encoding TetR/AcrR family transcriptional regulator: MEQKLSKKEKTRLRILESVHKGFRRHGFAAAGVDGLAKEAGVTSGAFYAHLGSKNAAFRETIADSIDTFLAAVLSYQEQYGANWLSEFADFYLNEKRNCPLGQSCGLQSLSADVSRSDDETKSLFENKLVQVRDAVADPDVDSASVEKAWCYLAMLIGGVTLARAVEKPETADEIANAVNGCIDKF, translated from the coding sequence ATGGAACAAAAACTGTCTAAGAAGGAGAAAACCCGGCTTCGTATCCTTGAGTCTGTGCATAAAGGATTTCGTCGACACGGATTTGCTGCTGCTGGAGTCGACGGCCTCGCTAAAGAGGCAGGTGTCACCTCAGGAGCATTCTACGCTCATCTGGGCTCGAAAAACGCGGCTTTCCGTGAAACGATCGCTGATTCGATCGATACATTCCTCGCCGCAGTTCTATCGTATCAGGAACAATATGGAGCGAACTGGCTTTCGGAGTTTGCAGACTTTTACTTGAACGAGAAGCGCAACTGCCCACTCGGTCAAAGCTGTGGTCTGCAAAGTCTTTCGGCCGACGTATCCCGTAGTGACGATGAAACCAAGTCGTTGTTTGAGAATAAGCTAGTGCAAGTGCGTGATGCCGTAGCGGATCCAGATGTGGACTCAGCCTCCGTTGAAAAAGCCTGGTGCTATCTCGCGATGCTGATTGGCGGCGTTACGCTTGCCAGAGCCGTAGAAAAGCCAGAAACCGCAGATGAAATTGCTAACGCCGTAAATGGTTGCATCGACAAGTTCTAG
- a CDS encoding exopolysaccharide biosynthesis polyprenyl glycosylphosphotransferase yields the protein MRQVSMLDRRSQGLLTLHGCVVIAALNALFVLQAVVGVELTHRYDYDLINFPLYLMGISASGIIFFHFYPLLSPGMFRRHSARIFQVTNLQTAILLLMLFGIIFATKDKGISRIFVGTYLILSYLMLFSINSTLPRGISRLMFKGGNMRRCLAIGKKAAYDNMSEWIDSRKSLGMELIGLVDTEFDANAEVGSDYIGNVAKLEELVSKHYVNQLILLETRQSKRWVQQIMSVAEEQGCQVMIYNPWAEFFEQPLTSLKDGPHTFFVPREEPLENPFNRLIKRVVDLLIATPVILFLLPPLILWVKAKQASQSPGSVFFKQKRRGYNKSIFTIYKFRSMHVNNDDEARQASKNDSRVFEFGQFLRRTSLDELPQFWNVFKGDMSVVGPRPHLPEHDKLFGETVRIYPQRHFVKPGITGLAQCNGFRGEITEPAMIRSRVQYDLEYITEWSLWLDLEIMARTGMILVRPQASAY from the coding sequence ATGCGCCAAGTTTCTATGCTCGATCGTCGTTCCCAAGGGTTGTTGACGTTGCATGGCTGTGTGGTCATCGCGGCGCTTAATGCGCTGTTTGTGTTGCAGGCAGTCGTGGGGGTGGAGCTAACACATCGCTACGACTACGATCTGATTAATTTCCCGCTCTACCTGATGGGCATCTCGGCGAGCGGCATCATCTTTTTCCACTTTTACCCGCTGCTCTCACCGGGGATGTTTCGCCGCCACAGTGCGCGGATTTTTCAGGTGACGAACCTCCAAACTGCGATCCTGCTGCTGATGCTGTTTGGCATTATCTTCGCGACGAAGGACAAGGGCATTTCGCGTATCTTTGTGGGCACGTATTTGATCCTGAGCTACCTGATGCTGTTCTCGATCAACTCCACGCTACCGCGCGGCATTTCCCGTTTGATGTTCAAGGGTGGGAACATGCGGCGCTGCCTGGCCATTGGTAAGAAGGCGGCCTATGACAACATGAGCGAGTGGATCGACAGCCGCAAATCGTTGGGCATGGAACTGATCGGCTTGGTGGACACCGAGTTTGACGCCAATGCCGAGGTCGGCAGTGACTACATTGGCAACGTCGCCAAGCTCGAGGAACTCGTTTCCAAGCATTATGTAAACCAGCTCATTTTGCTGGAGACCCGTCAGTCCAAGCGCTGGGTCCAGCAGATTATGAGTGTCGCGGAAGAGCAGGGGTGCCAGGTGATGATTTATAACCCCTGGGCAGAGTTTTTCGAGCAGCCGCTAACTTCGCTGAAGGACGGCCCGCACACCTTTTTTGTCCCCCGCGAGGAGCCGCTGGAAAATCCCTTTAACCGCCTGATCAAGCGTGTTGTGGACCTGTTGATCGCGACCCCGGTCATTCTGTTTCTCCTGCCGCCACTGATTCTCTGGGTGAAGGCGAAGCAGGCCAGTCAGTCACCCGGTTCGGTGTTTTTCAAGCAGAAGCGGCGCGGCTACAACAAGTCGATTTTCACGATATACAAGTTCCGCAGTATGCACGTGAACAACGACGACGAGGCGCGCCAGGCCAGTAAAAACGATTCGCGCGTGTTTGAGTTCGGGCAGTTCCTGCGTCGCACGAGTTTGGACGAGCTCCCGCAGTTTTGGAACGTCTTTAAGGGCGACATGAGCGTCGTCGGCCCGCGCCCGCATTTACCCGAGCACGACAAGTTATTTGGCGAAACGGTGCGCATCTACCCGCAGCGCCATTTCGTGAAGCCCGGCATCACGGGTCTGGCGCAGTGCAATGGCTTTCGTGGGGAAATCACCGAGCCAGCCATGATCCGGTCCCGTGTGCAATACGACCTCGAATACATCACGGAGTGGTCGCTCTGGCTGGACCTTGAGATCATGGCCCGCACAGGCATGATTCTGGTGCGTCCGCAAGCCAGCGCCTACTAG
- the thiC gene encoding phosphomethylpyrimidine synthase ThiC, producing MSENNGAAKPTLFPNSQRVYVTGSREDIRVPMREITLSDTKRPDGSTEPNAPVRIYDTSGPWGDPEFHGDVTKGLPSIRSKWITERGDVEEIEGREFKPIDDGYLSEKHREKAESEGARNRIEYFARGSRKVLRAKPGVKSVSQLHYARQGIITPEMEYIAIRENMKRQQLREEMMSSAECAGLPSTDLRKQHPGEGFGCSIPEEITAEFVRDEVARGRAIIPANINHPELEPMIIGRNFLVKINTNIGNSAVASSIEEEVEKMRWSVKWGGDTLMDLSTGKNIHQTREWILRNCPVPVGTVPIYQALEKVNGKAEDLTWEIYKDTLIEQAEQGVDYFTIHAGVLLKYVPLTARRMTGIVSRGGSIMAKWCLSHHKENFLYTHWDEICEICAAYDVSFSIGDGLRPGSIADANDAAQFGELKTQGELTERAWEYGVQVMNEGPGHVPMHMIKENMEKQLEWCHEAPFYTLGPLTTDVAPGYDHITSGIGAAMIGWYGCAMLCYVTPKEHLGLPDKDDVREGVITYKIAAHAADLAKGHPAAQYRDNALSKARFEFRWEDQFNLSLDPEKAKSFHDATLPQDSAKTAHFCSMCGPNFCSMKITQDVRDYADKQGLTEEEALEKGMREKAKEFAESGAEIYVK from the coding sequence ATGAGCGAAAATAACGGCGCCGCCAAACCTACACTGTTCCCCAATTCTCAGCGCGTCTACGTGACGGGCTCCCGGGAAGACATCCGCGTTCCCATGCGCGAGATTACCCTCAGCGACACCAAGCGCCCCGACGGCTCCACCGAGCCCAACGCGCCAGTCCGCATCTATGACACCTCCGGCCCGTGGGGCGACCCGGAGTTTCATGGCGACGTGACCAAGGGGCTGCCCAGCATCCGCTCAAAGTGGATCACCGAGCGCGGTGACGTCGAGGAAATCGAGGGCCGCGAGTTCAAGCCGATTGACGACGGTTACCTTTCCGAAAAGCACCGCGAAAAGGCCGAGTCCGAAGGCGCTCGCAACCGCATTGAATACTTTGCCCGCGGCAGCCGTAAGGTGCTCCGCGCCAAGCCGGGCGTGAAGTCCGTCAGCCAGCTGCATTACGCGCGGCAGGGCATCATCACGCCCGAGATGGAATACATCGCTATCCGTGAAAACATGAAGCGCCAGCAGCTGCGCGAGGAAATGATGTCGTCCGCCGAATGCGCGGGTCTGCCGTCCACGGACCTCCGCAAACAGCACCCAGGCGAAGGCTTTGGTTGCTCGATCCCCGAAGAGATCACCGCTGAATTTGTCCGCGACGAAGTCGCCCGCGGCCGCGCCATTATCCCGGCCAACATCAACCACCCGGAGCTGGAGCCGATGATCATTGGCCGCAACTTCCTGGTGAAGATCAACACCAACATTGGCAACAGCGCCGTGGCTTCCTCGATCGAAGAAGAAGTTGAAAAGATGCGCTGGTCGGTCAAGTGGGGCGGCGACACGCTGATGGACCTCTCCACCGGCAAAAACATTCACCAGACCCGCGAATGGATCCTGCGCAATTGCCCGGTGCCGGTTGGCACGGTGCCGATTTATCAGGCGCTGGAAAAGGTCAACGGCAAGGCCGAGGACCTGACATGGGAAATTTACAAGGACACCCTGATCGAGCAAGCCGAGCAGGGCGTTGACTACTTTACGATCCACGCCGGCGTGCTCCTGAAATACGTGCCGCTGACCGCGCGCCGCATGACGGGCATCGTCTCGCGTGGCGGCTCGATCATGGCCAAGTGGTGCCTCTCGCATCACAAGGAAAACTTCCTCTACACGCACTGGGACGAGATTTGCGAAATCTGCGCCGCCTACGACGTGTCGTTCTCCATCGGCGATGGTCTGCGCCCGGGCTCCATTGCCGACGCCAACGATGCTGCGCAGTTCGGCGAGCTGAAGACCCAGGGCGAGCTCACCGAGCGCGCCTGGGAATACGGCGTGCAGGTCATGAACGAAGGCCCCGGCCACGTGCCGATGCACATGATCAAGGAGAACATGGAAAAGCAGCTCGAGTGGTGCCACGAAGCGCCGTTCTACACGCTCGGGCCGCTAACCACCGACGTCGCGCCCGGCTACGACCACATCACTTCCGGCATTGGCGCGGCGATGATTGGTTGGTACGGTTGCGCGATGCTTTGCTACGTGACGCCCAAGGAGCACCTTGGTCTGCCGGACAAGGACGACGTCCGCGAAGGCGTGATCACCTACAAGATCGCCGCCCACGCCGCCGACCTGGCGAAAGGTCACCCCGCCGCGCAATACCGCGACAACGCGCTCTCCAAGGCCCGCTTTGAATTCCGCTGGGAAGACCAGTTCAACCTGTCGCTCGACCCGGAAAAGGCCAAGAGCTTCCACGACGCCACGCTCCCACAAGACTCCGCCAAGACCGCGCACTTCTGCTCCATGTGTGGACCGAACTTCTGCTCGATGAAGATCACGCAGGACGTTCGCGACTACGCCGACAAGCAGGGCCTCACCGAGGAAGAAGCGCTCGAAAAGGGCATGCGGGAAAAGGCGAAGGAATTTGCCGAAAGCGGAGCGGAAATCTACGTGAAGTAA
- a CDS encoding sulfite exporter TauE/SafE family protein has protein sequence MSFEALYAPLIQPPLPWFSLGLAIFTAWLMGFSRSGLGAGGFVVSPLMVLALGAKDGLAVIAVIMIPAGCLGCWQYRKNVDRKLLNPLIPAAFVGTALGALILWALIASGEETVVHQRMEYVVAGLSLVYVALVSFRDKIAQLGGGGGPATPKGVFSVGSLLALSQTVANSGSPLITVYFVRHGLEKKQFVAAQNFFLLIQNTIKLIPFVALGVLHIGNAGAALLLFPLTLLGSWNGKQFNRASSEKSFFALYIVLLVIGFVSSVILLWGRSKFLGLF, from the coding sequence GTGTCTTTTGAGGCTCTTTATGCTCCGCTGATTCAACCGCCGCTGCCTTGGTTTAGCCTCGGGCTCGCCATCTTTACGGCGTGGCTGATGGGGTTTTCGCGTAGCGGGTTGGGGGCAGGCGGCTTTGTGGTGTCGCCGCTGATGGTGCTCGCGCTGGGGGCCAAAGATGGCCTGGCGGTGATCGCGGTGATCATGATTCCGGCTGGTTGTCTCGGCTGCTGGCAGTATCGGAAGAATGTCGACCGCAAGCTGCTCAATCCGCTGATCCCGGCGGCGTTTGTAGGCACGGCGCTGGGCGCGTTGATCCTTTGGGCGCTGATTGCCTCGGGCGAGGAAACGGTGGTCCACCAGCGAATGGAATATGTCGTGGCGGGCTTGTCGCTGGTTTACGTGGCGCTGGTGAGTTTTCGCGATAAGATCGCCCAGCTTGGCGGAGGTGGCGGCCCGGCAACGCCCAAAGGTGTATTCTCCGTGGGCAGCTTGCTGGCGCTGAGCCAAACCGTGGCCAACTCCGGTTCGCCACTGATCACGGTTTATTTCGTGCGTCATGGGCTGGAGAAGAAGCAATTCGTGGCGGCGCAGAATTTCTTTCTGTTGATCCAAAACACGATCAAACTCATTCCGTTTGTGGCACTCGGCGTGTTGCACATCGGCAATGCAGGTGCGGCGCTATTGCTCTTTCCCCTGACGCTTTTGGGGAGCTGGAACGGCAAACAATTTAACCGCGCCTCGTCTGAGAAGTCTTTCTTTGCACTCTACATCGTGCTTTTGGTCATTGGCTTCGTATCGAGCGTAATCCTGCTCTGGGGCCGCTCGAAATTCCTTGGTCTGTTTTAA
- a CDS encoding SET domain-containing protein, with translation MHNTLLAPQIGAFGSLVEVRSSQIHGLGVFAREFIPAGTVWWRANQDNVLMLNKTQFETIMSSNCNANIQEFLNTCLIYGYYSVTLDKIIICLDNARYVNHSLTPNSGGPLDFDGLTSTATRDILPGEEIVEDYTGYDHCPWSNLFCSLAAKDGFQ, from the coding sequence ATGCACAACACGCTGTTGGCGCCGCAGATCGGCGCGTTCGGTTCTTTAGTTGAAGTCCGCTCGAGCCAGATTCATGGCTTGGGCGTTTTTGCCCGTGAGTTTATCCCGGCAGGCACGGTTTGGTGGCGAGCCAATCAGGACAACGTTCTGATGCTCAATAAAACGCAGTTCGAAACGATCATGTCTTCCAATTGCAACGCCAATATTCAGGAGTTCCTGAATACCTGCCTGATTTACGGCTACTACTCGGTGACGCTGGACAAGATCATCATCTGTCTGGATAACGCGCGCTACGTCAACCACAGCCTCACGCCCAACAGCGGCGGCCCACTCGATTTTGACGGGCTCACGTCGACGGCAACACGCGACATCTTGCCAGGCGAGGAAATTGTCGAAGACTACACCGGCTACGACCATTGCCCGTGGAGCAATTTGTTCTGTTCGCTGGCGGCAAAGGACGGCTTTCAGTAG
- a CDS encoding DUF2071 domain-containing protein has protein sequence MLLKLTKPPRRNPPPQERAAETINAEGGPLLRAAWRDALMVHFIIEPKELQPHTPFLLDLFEGKAVVTLVFFRMTDLRFETWPGGPHWMLKPGEHAFLNVRTYVVVDGEPGIHFLREYVPKLLARIVGPLTYGLPYHFTRMHYEHAPRNRRFVGELAGGRVAVDAEYAFAPEPGDAFNEFVLERYNAFNRRLRQTLRFRVAHPPWQMKRASIREWNDELLRDQLPFWEKAQFAHAHFTEGFNDVAMGAPAPVAA, from the coding sequence ATGCTACTGAAACTGACCAAACCACCTCGCCGCAACCCTCCTCCGCAAGAGCGAGCGGCGGAAACCATTAACGCCGAAGGCGGCCCTCTACTAAGGGCTGCCTGGCGCGATGCGCTGATGGTGCACTTCATCATCGAGCCGAAGGAGCTTCAGCCCCACACGCCGTTTCTTCTGGATTTGTTCGAGGGAAAAGCCGTGGTCACGCTGGTGTTCTTTCGCATGACGGATCTGCGATTCGAGACTTGGCCAGGGGGGCCGCACTGGATGCTCAAGCCGGGCGAGCACGCCTTTCTCAATGTGCGCACCTATGTCGTTGTTGATGGCGAGCCGGGCATTCATTTCCTACGCGAATATGTGCCCAAGCTGCTGGCACGGATCGTTGGCCCACTGACCTACGGTTTGCCTTACCATTTTACCCGGATGCATTACGAGCACGCCCCGCGCAATCGGCGCTTTGTGGGTGAACTGGCCGGGGGCAGGGTAGCCGTTGATGCCGAATACGCCTTCGCACCGGAGCCGGGAGATGCCTTTAACGAATTTGTCCTTGAGCGCTACAACGCCTTCAATCGCAGGCTTCGCCAGACGCTCCGCTTCCGCGTGGCGCATCCACCCTGGCAAATGAAACGAGCGAGTATTCGTGAATGGAACGATGAGCTGCTCCGCGATCAGTTGCCCTTTTGGGAGAAGGCGCAGTTTGCCCACGCCCACTTCACCGAGGGCTTTAACGATGTCGCCATGGGGGCTCCGGCTCCAGTCGCTGCTTAA
- a CDS encoding acyl-CoA thioesterase, with protein sequence MPTTTRYRKRVEFSETDMAGIAHFTNFFRWMEAAEAELFESLGTPLIETRNGVSCGWPRVRVQAEFHAPVQFRDEIEVELTVKQVKIRAVEYAFRIFRLGGEEPVHVATGAMTTVFAKRHPETGAIESASIPDELTAALEKLAVHQ encoded by the coding sequence ATGCCTACAACCACCCGCTACCGCAAGAGAGTCGAATTCAGTGAAACTGATATGGCTGGTATCGCGCACTTTACGAATTTTTTCCGGTGGATGGAAGCCGCTGAGGCCGAGCTATTTGAGTCTCTCGGCACCCCCCTGATCGAGACCCGTAACGGCGTCTCCTGCGGTTGGCCCCGCGTCCGTGTACAGGCGGAGTTTCACGCGCCGGTGCAGTTTCGCGACGAAATCGAGGTGGAACTGACCGTGAAGCAGGTCAAAATCCGCGCCGTGGAGTATGCTTTTCGCATCTTTCGCTTGGGTGGCGAAGAACCAGTCCACGTCGCCACCGGCGCGATGACCACCGTTTTCGCCAAACGCCACCCCGAAACCGGTGCCATCGAATCGGCATCTATTCCGGACGAACTGACCGCCGCCCTGGAAAAGCTAGCGGTGCACCAATAA
- a CDS encoding polysaccharide biosynthesis/export family protein: MLTSRYYLLLIIVSIFPALAGAQESTKNIGLIGKNYELKPMDILRVTVYMEPDLEQEIRLSQDGTANLSLIGNTNLGGMSIKQANNHITDLYNRDYLVNPQISLELMSYTEQRVYVHGQVNTPGPVVIPPEENMTLSQVISAAGSMTRLASDKIQLTRTDADGKKTVTIHYFDDILEDPASNDIIIKNGDSIFVSERWI, translated from the coding sequence ATGCTAACTTCAAGATATTACCTTTTGCTAATCATAGTTAGCATATTTCCAGCTTTGGCTGGCGCACAGGAATCCACTAAGAACATCGGTCTTATCGGCAAAAATTATGAGCTGAAGCCAATGGACATCCTTAGGGTCACCGTCTACATGGAACCCGATTTAGAGCAGGAAATTCGACTCAGTCAGGACGGCACGGCAAACCTTTCCCTCATCGGCAACACCAATCTGGGCGGCATGTCGATCAAGCAGGCCAACAACCACATTACTGACCTCTATAACCGGGACTACCTGGTGAATCCGCAAATTTCACTTGAGTTGATGTCCTACACGGAACAACGCGTTTACGTGCACGGCCAAGTCAATACTCCAGGCCCAGTCGTGATACCGCCCGAGGAAAACATGACGCTCTCGCAAGTAATCAGTGCTGCGGGCAGCATGACTCGGCTGGCCAGTGATAAAATTCAGCTCACCCGCACTGACGCCGATGGCAAAAAGACGGTCACGATCCACTACTTCGATGACATTCTCGAAGATCCCGCCTCCAACGATATCATCATCAAAAACGGTGACTCCATCTTTGTGAGCGAGCGCTGGATTTAA
- a CDS encoding SOUL family heme-binding protein, with the protein MKEPKYQIIQTFDEESIEVREYPQLLVAEVTVEGSRSEAANQAFRPLFNYISGENTVREEIEMTAPVTQEQAEDASTEIEMTAPVTQKPGPEDEAWVVAFVMPERFTLQTLPEPKNEQIRLREIEGKRVAVYRSSGSWSDEALEEKRRFLANFLDGQGMAYGDYQYAFYDPPFMPSFLRRNEVIYELK; encoded by the coding sequence GTGAAAGAGCCGAAATATCAGATCATTCAGACTTTTGACGAAGAGTCGATTGAAGTGCGGGAGTATCCGCAATTGTTGGTAGCGGAAGTGACGGTGGAAGGCAGTCGGAGTGAGGCCGCCAATCAGGCGTTTCGGCCTCTCTTTAATTACATTAGCGGCGAGAATACCGTCCGCGAAGAAATCGAAATGACGGCGCCAGTGACGCAGGAGCAGGCAGAGGACGCGTCGACGGAGATTGAAATGACGGCGCCGGTCACTCAGAAACCTGGGCCCGAGGATGAAGCATGGGTAGTTGCCTTTGTCATGCCAGAGCGTTTCACATTGCAAACTTTGCCTGAGCCCAAGAATGAGCAAATCCGGCTTCGCGAAATTGAGGGCAAGCGCGTGGCCGTTTACCGTTCTTCAGGCTCGTGGTCGGATGAAGCTTTGGAGGAAAAGCGTCGATTTTTAGCTAACTTCCTTGATGGGCAGGGGATGGCCTACGGTGATTACCAATATGCGTTTTACGATCCGCCCTTTATGCCGTCATTCCTGCGACGCAATGAAGTCATCTATGAGCTAAAGTAG
- a CDS encoding PEP-CTERM sorting domain-containing protein (PEP-CTERM proteins occur, often in large numbers, in the proteomes of bacteria that also encode an exosortase, a predicted intramembrane cysteine proteinase. The presence of a PEP-CTERM domain at a protein's C-terminus predicts cleavage within the sorting domain, followed by covalent anchoring to some some component of the (usually Gram-negative) cell surface. Many PEP-CTERM proteins exhibit an unusual sequence composition that includes large numbers of potential glycosylation sites. Expression of one such protein has been shown restore the ability of a bacterium to form floc, a type of biofilm.), producing MKKTPLRLSIHGLATTIILTGSMAHAQDYASALTQFANDASTALNNGSASPLPSNSYSYENYAESTTLNDPPVFLSPTANYSAMAYTDCSGWVNYALNTVSPLHQSVIAGQRLLSEYNKSYGTGTHHKTLSESDLGWSRAFVISEYFDSGYAANTGFTPVTDFSNLQPGDVVAYSTGRWTDPSNSSLTWTGDTGHTFIIVGTPQVIDPSHADYYGKPGGSPTLDTSKVHQVIAVEIVDSSDITHFSPDNRKNDSNAYELPAYKPEGVPESELHAGGIGTGTIWLSLDAEGKVLQTRFNYGDDYLPNTGNPEVKVTAAARLNDTIELSDDITQDGYLEVRRFENAPDSFAGQNYGDMPVNLTGDGGLRITGEGPITLSGDNSFTGGVIVESGMLVIGSTTGLGAGDLSVQGGKVSLIGPALHDEGLLHLVESLDPGSFELNFLGEDILRTLQIGDDTFTTGTWGAAGSGADNIHAVFSGTGVINLVPEPSHYAGLAGAIALLFALRRRQRAGPSAK from the coding sequence ATGAAAAAGACACCACTTCGCCTATCAATTCACGGCCTCGCCACCACGATCATACTTACTGGCAGCATGGCGCACGCGCAGGACTACGCCAGTGCGCTGACCCAGTTTGCCAACGACGCCAGCACTGCGCTCAACAACGGCTCCGCCTCACCGCTTCCGAGCAACAGCTACAGCTATGAAAACTACGCGGAGAGCACCACGCTCAATGACCCGCCCGTCTTTCTCTCCCCCACCGCCAACTACTCCGCAATGGCCTACACGGATTGCTCCGGCTGGGTAAATTACGCGCTGAACACTGTTTCCCCACTGCACCAATCCGTCATTGCTGGCCAGCGCTTGCTCAGCGAATACAACAAATCCTACGGCACGGGTACGCACCATAAAACGCTCTCGGAAAGTGATCTCGGCTGGTCTCGTGCCTTCGTCATTTCCGAATACTTTGACTCCGGCTATGCCGCCAACACCGGCTTCACGCCCGTAACCGATTTCAGTAATCTCCAACCAGGCGATGTCGTGGCCTACTCCACCGGCCGCTGGACGGACCCCAGCAACAGCAGCTTAACCTGGACCGGCGACACCGGGCACACATTTATCATTGTTGGCACGCCACAAGTCATCGATCCCTCGCATGCGGATTACTACGGCAAACCCGGCGGCTCGCCCACGCTTGATACTTCCAAGGTTCACCAAGTCATCGCCGTCGAGATTGTCGATTCCAGCGACATTACCCATTTCAGTCCCGACAACCGCAAAAACGATTCCAATGCCTACGAACTCCCGGCCTACAAACCCGAAGGCGTACCAGAATCCGAACTCCACGCTGGCGGCATCGGTACGGGTACCATTTGGCTATCGCTCGACGCCGAGGGCAAGGTGCTCCAAACGCGCTTCAACTATGGTGACGATTACCTGCCGAACACTGGCAATCCAGAAGTAAAGGTCACCGCCGCTGCCCGCCTCAATGACACCATCGAACTCAGCGACGACATCACCCAAGATGGCTACCTGGAAGTGCGCCGATTCGAGAATGCGCCGGACAGCTTTGCCGGGCAAAACTATGGCGACATGCCCGTCAACCTAACTGGCGACGGCGGCCTGCGCATCACGGGCGAAGGCCCGATCACCCTCAGCGGCGACAACTCCTTTACCGGGGGCGTCATCGTGGAATCCGGCATGCTGGTCATCGGCTCCACCACCGGGCTCGGCGCGGGAGATCTCAGCGTGCAAGGCGGCAAGGTTTCACTCATTGGGCCAGCCCTTCATGACGAAGGTTTGCTGCACTTGGTGGAGTCCCTCGATCCCGGCTCATTCGAGCTCAACTTTCTCGGGGAAGACATTTTAAGAACGCTGCAAATCGGCGATGACACCTTCACCACCGGCACCTGGGGGGCCGCCGGCTCCGGCGCGGACAACATCCATGCGGTCTTTTCCGGCACGGGTGTTATTAACCTCGTCCCCGAGCCGAGCCACTACGCCGGGCTTGCGGGTGCCATTGCCTTGCTGTTTGCTCTGCGCCGACGCCAGCGCGCAGGACCCTCTGCGAAATAA